One Luteibacter sp. 9135 DNA segment encodes these proteins:
- a CDS encoding non-ribosomal peptide synthetase translates to MTIQHLLKQCLDGGIRLAESDGQLHVRFDGQPPAAALLEQLKLHKHDLIRHLRAQQPGAGETIRRVGADVRKRVRASAAQRRMWLIDRFEQAHTPYNMVGAYRLTGDLDLDALALAVDDVVARHESLRTSFAEVDGELFQVVGPAQSLVWDRADVSALEASDREQAVQVWLRRENGRRFDLSAGPVIHVATLRVARDQVVFVMTFHHIACDGWSIDILKRDISRRYGEAVGGGQVDWTPPLQYVDYCEWERSQRSEARTADLLAYWMRKLDGLPQLHGLPLDRPRPALQTYTGRQVRRHISRQSLGTIRACCQAHDATLFAFVHMAFAALVALYSEERDIVIGFAVAGRAHRDADETVGLFVNTVVLRSQVDGGTSFDSLLDQSKRNLAEAISHQDLPFEVLLETLKPTRSRAHGPLLQLLLTVHGGGHEFALPNLAIERLENPEQPVKFDLQLDVEEREDGLQVTWHFNADLFDPRSIERMADGFNALADIAASDGAATPHSVSGPTTPMRGLASSTPARRLEAVFEEHARAYPDRPAVVFRGEQLSYRELDEQAHRLAWRLRSLGVGRGDFVGLCTDRSVALVVGIMGTLKAGAAYVPLDMSLPAQRLAAMISDCAAPVLLGQRQHEALLAVFNRPVLFLDDEPVDGPSNTLDRPDTETSDAAYLIYTSGTTGIPKGVAVSHASAHNLLAHFANLVPMPPPWNGSLWSSASFDVSVYEIFSPLCAGGCLHIVPETHRLDPDRLLAWMAEHEIHSAYVYAGHLDHFGDHLSRTGNRPVALRRMLVGVEPISSGQLDAIATHVPGLRIINGYGPTEATVCCTTLLFQPATLLPATRVPIGQPVARAELYVMNAGGTPALPGALGELFVGGIGLAIGYLNQPDMTRDRFADVRVGGTTQRFYRTGDVVRHLPSGDLEFIGRADAQVKIRGFRVELGEIEVRLCAQEGVRDAAVITVGEGIDRKIAAFVVPKTSAAIASGADAHALEQSIRAGLKAFLPDYMVPAYIVPLDALPMTANGKVDRARLPVPSLSVANAGAARVAPRSESEKRLLAIWQDVLGQQDMGVTDDFFALGGHSLHIARMTNRMRQQFQLAESDIPLETVFENPTVESLAVAVEAVLRRNRARSKEQYLASLGDSVEIIDFLVAEQAAPAAPRPAALAPLTAVADRASAPMSGAQQRVWFAQQQSDDGNHFNIQGCFTFDGTLDLASFERAIGVLLQRHEVLRTTFAERGGSMERHIQPPGAIPFSLIDLSPLSWMGQVDEVRALIAADLKKRFDLARDVLLRVMLLRLSPERHVAVFNVHHIASDGWTVGLLVKEFCAAYAAYAAGESVDTMPASLQYADFAHWQHAQLQGGALDAGMSFWRSTLAGVPNVHGLPLDKPRPAKQTFRGELHRTLVGSLLGERIRQYCHERRVTLFMFLETALAVLLSLYGDENDIVVGTPVAGRMLPETEQMVGLFINTVVLRCRVDPAQGFDALLQENKRHILAALANQHVPFERVAEDVGHRRSLSHSPVFQLWFVLQNNDDIQFDLPGCAVGEYKDLPPPAAKYELNVYAREVAGAIELDWVFNDDLFDEPSIRYVAGEFVRLLQSLVDAPEAACHAHAVFDGSANAPASEPLPAFVQALVATDSSLLQHIGTSVATHEGRPAVVTEGTTHTYSELDRLSEGYAAAIAATASSGRVGLLMERGANAGAAMLAALKLGRTYVPLDTGYPHARLSYMVQHSECDVIVCDPAHRDLAAALSSHAQIVDAPAAALSHVTTAAGQLPRAPAYILYTSGSTGHPKGVSQSHKGLGYHAGSYAHALGLTHEDTLLQLASYNFDASVLDTYGALLAGAAVHLADAKAMSRDSLLRLIGERGITVYHSTPTVFKFVFSDASPGSLAAIRAVVLGGEPIDALTVQLFHKAFGAGCRLIGLYGATESSLTTLGEITREQIVARRRPGMGQPIPGTHVRVQRDDGSLARVFEPGQIVIRSDHLAEGYWRAPKATAEKFLPVHEHGAARHYLTGDAGYMKPDGEICFMGRLDFQVKLNGIRIELGEIESVLLQRDDIEHAAAVVSPGENATDAALVACVVSGPGSAAQDPATRIERERSAAAQLRAHLKQWLPDYMVPGRIVFMDRLPQTPSGKIDRRILAQTLPPEIHAEPMAPRNPLEEGLVELWRQVLDAHAVGVQDDFFLLGGHSLKAMRLLASMERTYGTALSMKEFFDAPTVEACAAWIRLHGTTAVAPPLGMPSMEQALRDLESTDEEVEEGLI, encoded by the coding sequence GTGACGATCCAGCACCTCCTCAAGCAATGCCTCGACGGTGGCATCAGGCTGGCAGAGAGCGACGGCCAGCTGCACGTGCGCTTCGATGGCCAGCCGCCCGCGGCCGCGCTGTTGGAGCAGCTGAAGCTCCACAAGCACGACCTGATTCGACACCTCCGTGCGCAGCAACCGGGGGCGGGCGAGACCATCCGCCGCGTCGGTGCCGATGTGCGCAAGCGGGTGCGTGCTTCTGCCGCACAACGCCGCATGTGGCTGATCGATCGCTTTGAACAGGCACATACGCCCTACAACATGGTGGGGGCATATCGCCTGACGGGCGACCTGGATCTGGATGCCCTTGCGCTGGCGGTCGACGATGTCGTGGCGCGGCACGAGTCGCTGCGAACGTCCTTCGCCGAAGTGGATGGCGAACTGTTTCAGGTCGTCGGTCCGGCCCAGTCTCTCGTGTGGGATCGGGCCGATGTATCGGCCCTGGAAGCGAGCGACCGGGAGCAGGCCGTCCAGGTATGGCTGCGCAGGGAAAATGGACGACGCTTCGACCTGTCCGCCGGACCGGTCATCCACGTTGCGACGCTGCGCGTCGCACGCGACCAGGTGGTCTTCGTCATGACCTTCCACCACATCGCGTGCGACGGCTGGTCCATCGATATCCTCAAGCGCGACATTTCACGCCGGTACGGCGAGGCGGTCGGGGGAGGGCAGGTCGACTGGACGCCTCCGTTGCAGTATGTCGATTATTGTGAATGGGAGCGTTCCCAGCGGAGCGAAGCCAGGACGGCCGACCTCCTGGCATATTGGATGCGCAAGCTGGACGGCCTTCCGCAGCTGCATGGTCTGCCGCTGGATCGGCCGCGGCCGGCCCTTCAGACATACACCGGCAGGCAGGTGCGCCGGCACATCTCGCGGCAGTCGCTCGGCACCATACGTGCTTGCTGCCAGGCGCACGACGCCACGCTTTTCGCGTTCGTGCACATGGCGTTCGCCGCACTGGTGGCCCTCTATTCGGAGGAACGCGACATCGTCATCGGTTTCGCGGTGGCTGGCCGTGCGCACAGGGACGCCGACGAAACGGTGGGACTTTTCGTCAACACGGTGGTCCTGCGCAGCCAGGTGGACGGTGGCACGAGTTTCGACTCGCTGCTCGACCAGAGCAAACGCAACCTTGCCGAGGCCATCTCGCACCAGGATCTGCCTTTCGAGGTGCTTCTGGAGACGCTGAAGCCCACGCGTAGCCGCGCCCATGGCCCGTTACTGCAATTGCTGCTGACCGTGCATGGCGGGGGCCATGAGTTCGCGTTGCCGAACCTGGCGATCGAGCGCCTGGAAAACCCCGAGCAACCCGTCAAGTTCGATCTCCAGCTCGATGTCGAGGAGCGAGAGGACGGGTTGCAGGTAACCTGGCACTTCAATGCGGATCTGTTCGACCCACGCTCGATCGAGCGTATGGCCGATGGATTCAATGCACTGGCCGACATCGCGGCCAGCGACGGGGCGGCGACACCGCATTCCGTTTCCGGACCCACGACGCCGATGCGTGGCCTTGCCAGCTCGACGCCGGCGCGCCGGCTCGAGGCTGTGTTCGAAGAGCACGCACGCGCGTACCCGGATCGGCCCGCGGTGGTCTTCCGCGGCGAGCAACTGAGCTACCGCGAACTGGACGAACAGGCCCATAGGCTGGCCTGGCGGTTGCGTAGCCTCGGCGTGGGCCGCGGCGACTTCGTCGGCTTGTGCACCGATCGCTCGGTGGCATTGGTCGTAGGCATCATGGGCACGCTGAAGGCCGGTGCCGCCTACGTGCCGCTGGACATGTCCCTGCCCGCGCAGCGACTTGCTGCGATGATTTCCGATTGCGCAGCCCCCGTGCTGCTGGGACAGCGGCAGCACGAGGCGTTGCTTGCCGTATTCAACCGTCCGGTGCTGTTCCTTGACGACGAGCCGGTTGACGGCCCGTCGAACACCCTGGACCGTCCGGACACGGAAACCTCGGACGCGGCCTATCTCATCTACACGTCGGGAACCACGGGTATACCCAAGGGCGTGGCCGTGTCGCACGCGAGCGCCCATAACCTCCTGGCGCATTTCGCCAACCTGGTGCCCATGCCACCGCCGTGGAACGGCTCGCTATGGAGCAGTGCCAGCTTCGATGTTTCCGTTTACGAGATATTTTCACCGCTATGTGCCGGTGGATGCCTGCACATCGTTCCGGAAACACATCGCCTGGATCCCGACCGCCTGTTAGCATGGATGGCAGAGCACGAGATCCACAGCGCCTATGTGTACGCAGGCCACCTCGACCACTTTGGCGATCATCTGTCCCGCACCGGTAACCGCCCCGTTGCGCTACGCAGGATGCTTGTGGGCGTCGAACCGATATCGAGCGGTCAGCTCGACGCCATCGCCACCCATGTGCCCGGTTTGCGCATCATCAACGGATACGGCCCGACGGAAGCCACCGTTTGTTGCACGACCCTGCTGTTCCAGCCGGCGACGCTGCTGCCGGCGACCCGCGTCCCCATCGGGCAGCCGGTCGCGCGAGCGGAACTGTATGTGATGAATGCCGGCGGTACACCGGCGCTCCCCGGCGCCCTGGGTGAACTGTTCGTAGGCGGCATCGGCCTGGCCATCGGGTACCTGAACCAGCCGGACATGACTCGCGACCGATTCGCGGACGTGCGAGTCGGCGGCACGACACAGCGGTTCTACCGCACGGGCGACGTGGTGCGCCACCTGCCGTCGGGCGACCTGGAATTCATTGGCCGGGCCGACGCACAGGTGAAGATCCGTGGATTCAGGGTGGAGCTCGGTGAGATCGAAGTGCGCCTGTGCGCACAGGAGGGCGTCCGAGACGCGGCGGTGATTACCGTTGGCGAAGGTATCGACAGGAAGATCGCCGCGTTCGTCGTACCCAAGACATCGGCGGCCATCGCATCGGGCGCCGATGCCCACGCGCTGGAGCAGAGCATCAGGGCAGGCCTCAAGGCATTCCTCCCCGACTACATGGTGCCTGCGTATATCGTGCCGCTCGACGCGCTGCCTATGACCGCCAATGGCAAGGTGGACCGCGCAAGACTACCGGTGCCTTCGCTTTCGGTGGCGAATGCCGGGGCCGCCCGGGTAGCGCCCCGATCCGAGAGCGAAAAGCGCCTGCTCGCTATCTGGCAGGACGTCCTGGGCCAGCAGGATATGGGCGTTACCGACGACTTCTTTGCCCTGGGCGGCCATTCCCTGCACATCGCGCGCATGACAAACCGCATGCGGCAGCAGTTCCAGCTGGCTGAATCGGATATCCCGCTGGAGACCGTGTTCGAGAACCCGACAGTGGAGAGCCTGGCAGTTGCCGTGGAAGCCGTTTTGCGCCGTAACCGCGCGAGGTCGAAAGAGCAATACCTGGCCTCGTTGGGGGACAGTGTCGAGATCATCGACTTCCTCGTTGCAGAGCAAGCCGCACCGGCGGCACCTCGGCCAGCGGCTCTGGCACCGCTGACGGCCGTGGCAGACAGGGCGAGCGCACCGATGTCCGGGGCGCAGCAACGTGTCTGGTTTGCCCAACAGCAATCCGACGACGGTAACCACTTCAATATCCAGGGTTGCTTTACGTTCGATGGGACCCTCGATCTTGCCAGCTTCGAGCGCGCCATCGGCGTGCTGCTACAGCGGCATGAGGTGCTGCGCACCACGTTTGCAGAGCGCGGCGGCAGCATGGAGCGGCACATTCAACCCCCAGGAGCGATTCCCTTCTCGCTGATCGATCTGTCGCCCCTTTCCTGGATGGGACAGGTGGACGAGGTTCGCGCGCTGATCGCCGCCGACCTCAAGAAGCGGTTCGATCTTGCACGGGACGTGCTGTTGCGCGTGATGCTGCTGCGCCTCTCGCCCGAGCGACACGTGGCCGTGTTCAACGTGCACCACATCGCATCGGATGGCTGGACCGTGGGATTGCTTGTCAAGGAATTCTGCGCGGCCTATGCGGCATACGCTGCCGGGGAGTCCGTCGACACCATGCCTGCTTCGTTGCAGTACGCCGATTTCGCGCACTGGCAGCATGCACAGTTGCAAGGCGGCGCTCTCGATGCCGGCATGTCGTTCTGGCGATCGACGCTCGCGGGCGTGCCAAACGTCCATGGGCTTCCCCTCGACAAGCCACGGCCGGCGAAGCAGACCTTTCGCGGCGAACTTCACCGCACCCTTGTCGGAAGCTTGCTCGGGGAGAGGATCCGCCAGTACTGCCACGAGCGCAGGGTCACGCTTTTCATGTTCCTGGAAACCGCGCTGGCCGTGTTGCTTAGCCTGTATGGCGACGAGAACGACATCGTCGTCGGCACGCCCGTTGCCGGTCGCATGCTTCCGGAAACGGAACAGATGGTGGGCCTGTTCATCAATACGGTGGTGCTGCGTTGCCGGGTGGATCCCGCACAAGGTTTCGATGCGCTCTTGCAAGAGAACAAGAGGCATATTCTTGCCGCGCTTGCTAACCAGCACGTCCCGTTCGAGCGCGTCGCCGAAGACGTGGGCCATCGACGCAGCCTGAGCCACAGCCCCGTCTTCCAGCTTTGGTTCGTTCTGCAGAACAACGACGATATCCAGTTCGACCTGCCGGGTTGCGCGGTCGGCGAATACAAGGATCTGCCGCCGCCGGCGGCAAAATACGAGCTCAATGTGTATGCCAGGGAGGTGGCGGGAGCCATCGAACTGGATTGGGTGTTCAACGACGACCTTTTCGACGAGCCCTCGATCCGGTATGTGGCCGGCGAGTTCGTTCGGCTCCTGCAGTCCCTCGTCGACGCGCCGGAGGCGGCATGCCACGCGCACGCGGTTTTCGACGGTTCGGCGAACGCCCCGGCGTCCGAGCCGCTTCCTGCATTCGTCCAGGCGTTGGTCGCCACCGATAGTTCGCTGCTGCAGCACATCGGCACGTCGGTTGCCACGCATGAGGGCCGGCCGGCCGTCGTTACCGAGGGCACCACCCATACCTACAGCGAACTGGACCGGCTCAGCGAGGGATATGCCGCCGCCATCGCCGCGACGGCCAGTTCCGGACGGGTCGGCCTACTCATGGAGCGTGGCGCGAACGCCGGGGCCGCGATGCTGGCCGCCTTGAAGCTGGGCCGTACGTATGTGCCGCTGGATACGGGCTATCCGCACGCCCGCCTCAGCTACATGGTCCAGCATTCCGAATGCGACGTTATCGTTTGCGACCCGGCCCATCGGGACCTCGCCGCGGCCTTGTCCAGCCACGCTCAGATCGTCGACGCACCCGCGGCAGCCCTGTCCCACGTCACGACGGCCGCCGGGCAGCTTCCGCGCGCTCCGGCCTACATCCTCTACACCTCGGGTTCGACAGGGCACCCCAAAGGCGTCTCTCAATCCCACAAGGGTCTCGGGTATCACGCCGGAAGCTATGCGCATGCGCTGGGGCTTACCCACGAGGACACGCTGCTCCAGCTCGCCTCGTACAATTTCGACGCGTCGGTTCTCGATACTTACGGAGCGCTTCTCGCAGGTGCCGCGGTGCACCTGGCCGACGCCAAGGCGATGTCGAGGGATTCGCTGCTTCGACTGATCGGCGAGCGCGGCATCACGGTCTATCACTCCACACCCACGGTCTTCAAGTTCGTCTTCTCGGACGCATCGCCCGGATCGCTGGCAGCGATTCGCGCCGTCGTGCTCGGCGGGGAGCCCATCGATGCCCTGACGGTTCAGCTCTTCCACAAGGCATTCGGTGCCGGTTGCCGCCTGATCGGCCTCTATGGCGCTACCGAATCGTCCTTGACCACGTTGGGAGAAATCACCCGGGAGCAAATCGTCGCCAGGAGGCGCCCCGGCATGGGTCAACCCATCCCGGGAACACATGTGCGCGTTCAACGAGACGACGGCTCGTTGGCACGCGTTTTCGAACCGGGCCAGATCGTCATTCGCAGCGACCATCTCGCCGAGGGCTACTGGCGGGCACCAAAGGCGACGGCGGAGAAGTTCCTGCCCGTACACGAACACGGGGCGGCGCGGCACTATCTGACAGGTGACGCCGGCTACATGAAACCGGATGGCGAGATCTGCTTCATGGGTCGTCTCGACTTCCAGGTTAAGTTGAACGGTATCCGGATCGAACTGGGCGAGATCGAAAGCGTCCTGCTGCAACGGGACGACATCGAGCATGCCGCGGCGGTGGTGAGCCCTGGCGAGAACGCCACCGACGCCGCGCTGGTCGCGTGCGTCGTGAGCGGCCCAGGATCGGCTGCGCAAGACCCTGCGACCAGGATCGAACGCGAACGGTCGGCCGCGGCTCAGTTGCGTGCACACCTCAAGCAGTGGTTGCCCGATTACATGGTGCCCGGCCGCATCGTGTTCATGGACCGACTGCCCCAGACACCCAGTGGAAAGATCGACAGACGCATTCTGGCGCAAACGCTGCCGCCTGAGATCCACGCGGAGCCCATGGCTCCGAGGAACCCACTGGAGGAAGGACTGGTCGAGCTATGGCGGCAGGTGCTCGATGCCCATGCCGTGGGCGTTCAGGACGATTTTTTCCTGCTGGGCGGGCATTCACTCAAGGCCATGCGTCTGCTGGCTTCGATGGAGCGCACGTATGGCACGGCCCTGTCCAT